Proteins from a single region of Gossypium arboreum isolate Shixiya-1 chromosome 1, ASM2569848v2, whole genome shotgun sequence:
- the LOC108467070 gene encoding myosin-binding protein 7 — MESEVFSPPIPRDLVKCCDCNCTTCSLISDPPSTWFRTVKRKFDEFENFNKFYVPGFDLYSNPKVQIENECAALRETVSSQQATIQDLYRELEEERNASSSAATEAMSMILKLQREKAEIQMEARQFKCFAEEKMAHDQQEIMDLEDLLYKREQAIQALTCEAQAYKHRMMSYGFTEAEVEGEPDGLIRNVAKNFGDSVNLLQYDYQPPKCNLNENPGDDVEDIEKYAFGETPCARKHLRNLEQRICQIERNPSSSQLSELDGYFPGTKNVPEKVIVGHSPRQSRHSRRLSSDSSTTFLAKEITSEFTGNSPRFISEMDKISSSGRMDNASEVGDDMSDRVYTIDSIHTGVPYKGTPEPKPGVGDCVDYADTPRDALNPPDGCDPNIKKLYTRLQALEADRESMRQAIISMRTDNAQLVLLKEIAQQLCKEMPPERQLTVRKPSILGSLPFMSFFKWIVSFVFWKRKACRSKHLYGLSPNNVGLLLLLDKGPRLRQWRCLSSTQV, encoded by the exons ATGGAGTCAGAAGTATTTTCACCTCCGATTCCAAGAGATTTGGTGAAATGTTGTGATTGCAATTGTACTACCTGTTCTTTGATTAGTGATCCTCCGAGCACTTGGTTTCGCACTGTGAAACGCAAATTCGATGAGTTTGAGAACTTCAACAAGTTTTATGTTCCGGGGTTTGATCTATACTCTAACCCCAAAGTCCAAATTGAGAATGAATGTGCTGCTTTGCGGGAGACGGTTAGCAGCCAACAGGCCACAATACAAGATTTGTATAGAGAATTGGAGGAAGAGAGAAATGCTTCATCATCGGCAGCTACTGAGGCCATGTCGATGATATTGAAGTTGCAGAGAGAGAAGGCAGAGATCCAAATGGAGGCACGGCAATTCAAGTGTTTTGCTGAGGAGAAAATGGCACATGACCAACAGGAGATAATGGATTTGGAGGATTTGTTGTATAAGAGAGAGCAGGCTATTCAAGCCCTTACTTGTGAAGCACAGGCTTACAAGCATAGGATGATGAGTTATGGGTTTACGGAGGCAGAGGTTGAAGGTGAGCCGGATGGGCTGATTCGAAATGTGGCTAAGAACTTTGGTGACTCTGTCAATCTTCTTCAATATGATTATCAACCTCCAAAGTGCAATTTGAATGAGAATCCTGGTGATGATGTTGAAGATATTGAGAAATATGCATTTGGTGAAACCCCTTGTGCCCGAAAACACTTGAGGAATCTGGAGCAAAGGATCTGCCAAATTGAGAGGAATCCAAGCAGCAGTCAGCTGAGTGAACTGGATGGATATTTCCCTGGAACAAAGAATGTTCCAGAGAAGGTAATAGTTGGTCACTCTCCTAGGCAATCAAGACATTCAAGGAGGCTTTCAAGTGATAGTTCAACCACGTTCCTCGCTAAAGAGATCACTTCAGAGTTTACAGGTAATTCTCCCAGGTTCATTTCAGAAATGGACAAGATTTCCAGCTCAGGAAGAATGGATAATGCTTCTGAAGTTGGAGATGATATGAGTGACAGAGTTTATACTATTGATTCTATCCATACTGGGGTTCCATATAAGGGAACCCCTGAGCCCAAACCTGGAGTTGGAGATTGTGTTGATTATGCAGACACTCCAAGGGATGCACTTAATCCGCCTGATGGATGTGATCCCAATATCAAGAAACTCTATACAAGGCTTCAGGCCCTTGAGGCTGATAGGGAATCAATGAGACAAGCAATAATATCAATGCGAACTGACAATGCACAGTTGGTATTATTGAAAGAAATAGCTCAACAGTTGTGCAAGGAAATGCCCCCTGAAAGACAATTGACCGTGAGGAAGCCATCTATTCTTGGAAGCCTTCCCTTCATGTCATTCTTCAAG tGGATTGTGTCCTTTGTTTTCTGGAAGCGGAAAGCTTGTCGAAGCAA GCATCTATATGGATTGTCACCAAACAATGTCGGCTTGCTACTGCTTCTCGACAAGGGTCCACGACTGAGACAGTGGAGATGTCTTTCAAGTACTCAAGTCTGA